AGACATAAGTCCAAAGGCAAGCTTTTGGCAAGAGAACGAGTTGCTCTACTAACAGACCCAGGATCTCCTTTTTTGGAATTATCACAGTTAGCTGGATATAAGCTCTATGGAAAAGAAGATGTTCCAGCTGGTGGAGTTATTACTGGAATTGGAAGGGTATCTGGGTTAGTATGTTTTACTCCCAAAATATCcaccaatgaaaaaataaattaacagttaCATGAcagttttctcattttttatataccctccacctaaaaaaaaattcagttttttttctttttcatttttcttttattttccattcagttccattttttcctttttgtattaAAGAAATCCCTTTATTTTCCCTTTGTCCTtgaacaaaacaagaaaatactggagaacaaaaaaaaggagtTAAATCTTTGCGGAAGTCTCgactaaaatatttgaatttttcttttatttttgtcagtagctatttactccttttttattGGTTCTACTACGTTTTCTCGTTGTtttcatgattagccagtgtctATTAGCAAGTGTCTATAGTGTCTATTAAAtttgttggggagggggtttggGCAGAGGAGAGAAAAGATCCAGGAACGGCCATTCCCTTGTtgcaataatattttcattagagtcatttatttaaatgaaCAGATCGTTTTTGGCTTTTTCGATCTTCCACCCATTTTCCAGAAATTGGACGCTGGATAGGATATATAGGACTCtgatggatatttttttttcttactttagaTTTCATAGTCTGCATTTCTAACTAGCTGCATTTCGTCTAGCTTCCTCTGCATTTCTAAACTTAACCttttcgcatgctgaccaattTTTTGCATAGTGATGGTACTGATAACTTAATTTTCTGCCTTCGGCCAGGAAATACAATCTGTAATTACAACAAGGTACAACGTGATTGTAAGAAAAAATCAAGGGGGATGATGACCAAATGGAGGGAAATCCTTCTCTTAAACCATTTCCATGACATCGTTAATTTTTGGCCcgtattttagtatttttaaagtcGTAATGGGGATTTAAGGGAAGGGGACTATTAATGcttcttaaaaatggaaaaataccttaaatGGTATTTCCCCTCCCCtctttgaaaaagaagagaTGCATATTACTATTGATAAATTAACGTAGGGAGGAGCAGGCTAAAGCGCCTTTGAATCTTTCCTTTTacgtaaatacgttctgagaccatactggctatgcataacgtatgaaaacaagaaaggaaataataaacttgacttacttgacttaatgctcctgccgaaatgcttccggtgtcgagagtgatgctacatggtgcCTCCATTTAGACAGTTCTCTTGCAAAGATGTGGACgtcctcctgaatatttgccatggctaagaaggcacctgtagtgtccttccatctggttgggAGACGACCTCTTAGGCGTTTCCCGCCGTGCAGCa
The window above is part of the Artemia franciscana unplaced genomic scaffold, ASM3288406v1 Scaffold_3682, whole genome shotgun sequence genome. Proteins encoded here:
- the LOC136043209 gene encoding methylcrotonoyl-CoA carboxylase beta chain, mitochondrial-like, which translates into the protein MPKLCISKNFATRLFLSVRRFYHEQSSIIETSISRESAEFQENYVQMKKLSDELRSKIQVISQGGGQKAISRHKSKGKLLARERVALLTDPGSPFLELSQLAGYKLYGKEDVPAGGVITGIGRVSGLVCFTPKISTNEKIN